A region from the Musa acuminata AAA Group cultivar baxijiao chromosome BXJ1-10, Cavendish_Baxijiao_AAA, whole genome shotgun sequence genome encodes:
- the LOC135595763 gene encoding O-fucosyltransferase 38-like isoform X2 has protein sequence MVIVHVSSGPRNMQICDMVAVARLMNATLVIPQLDKRSFWQDTSTFSDIFDESHFINSLEGDVHIVRELPKELESAPRARKHFTSWSSASYYEEMSQLWKDYQVIHVPKSDSRLANNDLPIDIQRLRCRAMYDALRFSNPIERLGKKLVERLKSHGQYIALHLRFEKDMLSFTGCTYGLNDMEAEELRIMREITNHWKLKDINSTEQRLGGFCPLTPKEVGIFLQALGYPSSTWIYVAAGEIYGGETYLSDLRSRFPNLVFKETLATKEELKDFSSHSSQTAAIDYIISVESDVFVPSYTGNMARAVEGHRRFLGHRKTINPDRKGLVELFDMIDRGELKEGAKLSSLVSEMHEYRQGAPRKRYGSLPGSKGRDRLRTEESFYENPFPECICLADKH, from the exons ATGGTTATCGTCCATGTGTCAAGCGGACCCAGAAATATGCAG ATTTGTGATATGGTAGCTGTTGCTCGTTTGATGAATGCAACATTAGTAATTCCACAATTGGATAAGCGTTCTTTTTGGCAAGACACTAG CACCTTTTCAGATATTTTCGATGAGTCCCACTTTATCAATTCTCTAGAAGGAGATGTGCACATTGTTCGCGAGCTACCCAAGGAACTGGAATCAGCTCCTAGGGCTCGTAAGCATTTTACTTCTTGGTCCAGTGCAAGTTACTATGAGGAGATGTCACAACTATGGAAGGATTATCAG GTGATTCATGTTCCCAAATCTGATTCAAGGCTAGCTAACAATGATCTTCCGATCGATATTCAAAGGTTACGATGCCGTGCTATGTACGATGCACTCCGTTTCTCAAATCCAATTGAGAGGCTTGGGAAG AAGCTAGTGGAGCGGCTGAAGTCACATGGCCAATATATTGCTCTTCATCTGCGTTTTGAGAAGGACATGCTATCATTTACCGGATGTACCTATGGCCTTAATGACATGGAAGCAGAAGAGCTCAGAATTATGAG GGAGATTACAAACCACTGGAAATTGAAGGACATAAATTCAACAGAACAAAGACTAGGTGGTTTCTGTCCTCTAACCCCCAAGGAAGTAGGTATCTTTCTGCAAGCTTTGGGATACCCTTCGTCCACCTGGATTTACGTTGCAGCTGGTGAAATCTATGGTGGTGAAACTTACCTATCAGATCTGAGGTCTCGCTTCCCCAACTTAGTTTTCAAG GAGACATTGGCAACTAAGGAAGAATTAAAAGACTTTTCTAGTCATTCATCTCAGACTGCAGCTATTGACTACATTATTTCAGTGGAAAGTGATGTATTTGTCCCATCATATACTGGAAACATGGCTAGAGCTGTTGAGGGGCATCGTAGATTTTTAGGGCACAGGAAGACAATAAACCCTGACAG GAAAGGATTGGTAGAACTCTTTGATATGATAGATAGAGGAGAGCTGAAAGAAGGTGCGAAATTGTCATCCCTTGTATCTGAGATGCACGAGTACAG ACAAGGGGCTCCAAGAAAGAGGTATGGATCACTGCCTGGAAGCAAAGGCCGTGATCGGTTGAGGACTGAAGAATCATTCTATGAGAACCCATTTCCTGAATGCATCTGCCTGGCTGACAAGCATTGA
- the LOC135595763 gene encoding O-fucosyltransferase 38-like isoform X1: MANPRPSSHRLLRSRLVPPPSISCYVLVLLAFSAFIFLFSQRQITVVDRNPSDESFEDLKERLWGSASGYGYRPCVKRTQKYAAPQKWNRYLTVRSNGGLNQMRTGICDMVAVARLMNATLVIPQLDKRSFWQDTSTFSDIFDESHFINSLEGDVHIVRELPKELESAPRARKHFTSWSSASYYEEMSQLWKDYQVIHVPKSDSRLANNDLPIDIQRLRCRAMYDALRFSNPIERLGKKLVERLKSHGQYIALHLRFEKDMLSFTGCTYGLNDMEAEELRIMREITNHWKLKDINSTEQRLGGFCPLTPKEVGIFLQALGYPSSTWIYVAAGEIYGGETYLSDLRSRFPNLVFKETLATKEELKDFSSHSSQTAAIDYIISVESDVFVPSYTGNMARAVEGHRRFLGHRKTINPDRKGLVELFDMIDRGELKEGAKLSSLVSEMHEYRQGAPRKRYGSLPGSKGRDRLRTEESFYENPFPECICLADKH; encoded by the exons ATGGCAAACCCTAGACCGTCTTCGCATCGTCTCCTTCGATCTCGACTCGTGCCTCCTCCCTCGATTTCCTGTTACGTGTTGGTTCTCCTCGCCTTCTCCgccttcatcttcctcttttctcagaggCAGATCACTGTAGTCGATCGGAATCCCTCGGACGAGTCCTTTGAG GATTTGAAAGAGCGACTGTGGGGTTCTGCGTCTGGTTATGGTTATCGTCCATGTGTCAAGCGGACCCAGAAATATGCAG CTCCCCAAAAGTGGAACCGCTACTTGACCGTTAGAAGCAATGGGGGCCTCAACCAAATGCGCACTGGT ATTTGTGATATGGTAGCTGTTGCTCGTTTGATGAATGCAACATTAGTAATTCCACAATTGGATAAGCGTTCTTTTTGGCAAGACACTAG CACCTTTTCAGATATTTTCGATGAGTCCCACTTTATCAATTCTCTAGAAGGAGATGTGCACATTGTTCGCGAGCTACCCAAGGAACTGGAATCAGCTCCTAGGGCTCGTAAGCATTTTACTTCTTGGTCCAGTGCAAGTTACTATGAGGAGATGTCACAACTATGGAAGGATTATCAG GTGATTCATGTTCCCAAATCTGATTCAAGGCTAGCTAACAATGATCTTCCGATCGATATTCAAAGGTTACGATGCCGTGCTATGTACGATGCACTCCGTTTCTCAAATCCAATTGAGAGGCTTGGGAAG AAGCTAGTGGAGCGGCTGAAGTCACATGGCCAATATATTGCTCTTCATCTGCGTTTTGAGAAGGACATGCTATCATTTACCGGATGTACCTATGGCCTTAATGACATGGAAGCAGAAGAGCTCAGAATTATGAG GGAGATTACAAACCACTGGAAATTGAAGGACATAAATTCAACAGAACAAAGACTAGGTGGTTTCTGTCCTCTAACCCCCAAGGAAGTAGGTATCTTTCTGCAAGCTTTGGGATACCCTTCGTCCACCTGGATTTACGTTGCAGCTGGTGAAATCTATGGTGGTGAAACTTACCTATCAGATCTGAGGTCTCGCTTCCCCAACTTAGTTTTCAAG GAGACATTGGCAACTAAGGAAGAATTAAAAGACTTTTCTAGTCATTCATCTCAGACTGCAGCTATTGACTACATTATTTCAGTGGAAAGTGATGTATTTGTCCCATCATATACTGGAAACATGGCTAGAGCTGTTGAGGGGCATCGTAGATTTTTAGGGCACAGGAAGACAATAAACCCTGACAG GAAAGGATTGGTAGAACTCTTTGATATGATAGATAGAGGAGAGCTGAAAGAAGGTGCGAAATTGTCATCCCTTGTATCTGAGATGCACGAGTACAG ACAAGGGGCTCCAAGAAAGAGGTATGGATCACTGCCTGGAAGCAAAGGCCGTGATCGGTTGAGGACTGAAGAATCATTCTATGAGAACCCATTTCCTGAATGCATCTGCCTGGCTGACAAGCATTGA
- the LOC135595761 gene encoding uncharacterized protein LOC135595761 isoform X1 — MGVIEQAHGREVFSLLRVKSQRSNPSEERIAWLHDQLIGKDLEFDTPFGKRSLTYADHTASGRSLHYIENYILQQVLPVYGTSLVDLIWFGLVWLAEVSFACCRSAAVGNTHTDDSFVGSKTTRMAHKAAEYIKRCMGGGHDDAIIFCGAGSSAAIKRLQEVIGIAVPSIMRDRVVEELREEERWVVFVGPYEHHSNLLSWRQTTAEVVEIGMDDEGLLDMDALRLQLMSPKYANRPMLGSFSACSNVTGIFTDTRSVARVLHEHGAFACFDFAASGPYVEIDMRSGDVEGYDAVFLSPHKFVGGPGTPGILLMNKALYQLRSSPPSTCGGGTVAYVNGFDEKDTLYYHEIEEREDSGTPPIIQKIRASLAFWVKEHVGHDLIALREQVYTETALRRLLSNPNIIVLGNTTVKRLPIFSFLVVPPGGDSGGTMRDGTGRDQNRWVEGLKMKGKPLHGRFVTKLLNDLFGVQARGGCACAGPYGHHLLGVDMELSLRIRSAIHEGYSGLKPGWTRISFSYYTSKEEFAFILAAVEFVAMHGHRFLPLYHFDWATGDWSFRKRTFKYHIMKAELEVAAQDLFGDAGVEAKRTRTWSSRAVEDDESKTSGGGQRYESYFERARQIAASLADHASSGDAAPPAGIDRSLILFRI, encoded by the exons atgggTGTGATCGAGCAAGCTCACGGCCGAGAGGTCTTCAGTTTGCTTCGAGTGAAGTCGCAGAGAAGTAACCCGTCCGAGGAGAGGATCGCGTGGTTGCACGATCAGCTCATCGGCAAAGATTTGGAGTTCGACACCCCCTTCGGCAAACGCAGCCTTACTTACGCTGATCACACCGCATCGGGGAGGAGCTTGCATTACATCGAGAACTATATCCTGCAACAAGTCCTCCCTGTTTATGGTACTTCTCTTGTTGATTtgatttggtttggtttggtttggttagCTGAAGTGAGCTTTGCATGCTGTCGATCGGCGGCTGTAGGAAACACGCACACGGATGATAGCTTTGTGGGGAGCAAAACCACGAGAATGGCGCACAAGGCGGCGGAGTACATCAAGCGGTGCATGGGTGGAGGGCACGATGATGCGATCATATTTTGTGGCGCGGGATCCTCCGCCGCCATCAAGCGCCTGCAAGAGGTGATCGGCATCGCGGTGCCTTCCATCATGAGGGACAGGGTGGTGGAGGAGCTgagggaggaggagaggtggGTGGTGTTCGTCGGGCCGTACGAGCACCACTCCAACCTACTGTCGTGGCGCCAGACCACGGCCGAGGTGGTGGAGATCGGCATGGACGACGAGGGGTTGCTCGACATGGACGCCCTGAGGCTTCAGCTGATGTCTCCCAAGTACGCGAACCGCCCGATGCTGGGGTCGTTCTCGGCCTGCAGCAACGTCACCGGAATTTTCACCGACACGCGGTCCGTGGCTCGTGTTCTTCACGAGCACGGGGCGTTCGCGTGCTTTGACTTCGCAGCGAG TGGCCCGTACGTGGAAATCGACATGCGATCGGGAGACGTGGAAGGGTACGACGCGGTGTTTCTGAGCCCGCACAAGTTCGTCGGAGGCCCTGGGACTCCTGGAATTCTCCTGATGAACAAGGCTCTGTACCAGCTGAGGTCTTCCCCGCCCTCCACTtgcggcggtggcaccgtcgcctACGTCAATGGCTTCGACGAGAAG GATACGCTGTACTACCACGAGATCGAAGAGCGTGAAGACAGCGGAACTCCTCCGATCATCCAAAAGATCCGAGCTTCATTGGCCTTCTGGGTGAAAGAACACGTCGGGCACGATCTCATCGCCCTCCGCGAGCAAGTCTACACCGAGACAGCACTCCGACGGCTTCTCTCGAACCCAAATATCATCGTCCTCGGCAACACGACAGTCAAACGGCTGCCCATATTCTCCTTCCTCGTCGTCCCTCCGGGAGGTGACTCAGGTGGCACCATGCGTGATGGAACAGGAAGAGATCAGAACAGGTGGGTAGAGGGGTTGAAGATGAAAGGGAAACCCCTACACGGGCGCTTCGTCACGAAGCTACTCAACGACCTCTTCGGCGTCCAGGCTCGTGGTGGGTGCGCCTGTGCCGGTCCCTACGGCCACCATCTCCTGGGAGTAGACATGGAGCTTTCTCTTCGCATCCGGTCGGCTATTCATGAG GGATACAGCGGACTGAAACCCGGATGGACCAGGATCAGCTTCTCCTACTACACGTCGAAGGAGGAGTTCGCCTTCATCTTAGCCGCAGTCGAGTTCGTGGCGATGCACGGGCACCGATTCCTCCCGCTTTACCACTTCGACTGGGCTACTGGCGACTGGAGCTTCCGCAAGCGTACGTTCAAGTACCACATAATGAAGGCGGAACTGGAAGTGGCCGCTCAAGATctcttcggagacgccggcgtcgAGGCGAAGAGGACAAGGACATGGAGTTCGAGGGCGGTGGAAGACGATGAATCCAAGACGAGCGGGGGAGGTCAGAGATACGAGAGCTACTTCGAGCGGGCGAGGCAAATCGCGGCTTCCCTCGCTGACCACGCTAGCTCTGGCGACGCGGCCCCGCCTGCGGGAATCGACCGCAGCCTGATACTCTTCAGGATCTAA
- the LOC135595761 gene encoding uncharacterized protein LOC135595761 isoform X2 gives MGVIEQAHGREVFSLLRVKSQRSNPSEERIAWLHDQLIGKDLEFDTPFGKRSLTYADHTASGRSLHYIENYILQQVLPVYGNTHTDDSFVGSKTTRMAHKAAEYIKRCMGGGHDDAIIFCGAGSSAAIKRLQEVIGIAVPSIMRDRVVEELREEERWVVFVGPYEHHSNLLSWRQTTAEVVEIGMDDEGLLDMDALRLQLMSPKYANRPMLGSFSACSNVTGIFTDTRSVARVLHEHGAFACFDFAASGPYVEIDMRSGDVEGYDAVFLSPHKFVGGPGTPGILLMNKALYQLRSSPPSTCGGGTVAYVNGFDEKDTLYYHEIEEREDSGTPPIIQKIRASLAFWVKEHVGHDLIALREQVYTETALRRLLSNPNIIVLGNTTVKRLPIFSFLVVPPGGDSGGTMRDGTGRDQNRWVEGLKMKGKPLHGRFVTKLLNDLFGVQARGGCACAGPYGHHLLGVDMELSLRIRSAIHEGYSGLKPGWTRISFSYYTSKEEFAFILAAVEFVAMHGHRFLPLYHFDWATGDWSFRKRTFKYHIMKAELEVAAQDLFGDAGVEAKRTRTWSSRAVEDDESKTSGGGQRYESYFERARQIAASLADHASSGDAAPPAGIDRSLILFRI, from the exons atgggTGTGATCGAGCAAGCTCACGGCCGAGAGGTCTTCAGTTTGCTTCGAGTGAAGTCGCAGAGAAGTAACCCGTCCGAGGAGAGGATCGCGTGGTTGCACGATCAGCTCATCGGCAAAGATTTGGAGTTCGACACCCCCTTCGGCAAACGCAGCCTTACTTACGCTGATCACACCGCATCGGGGAGGAGCTTGCATTACATCGAGAACTATATCCTGCAACAAGTCCTCCCTGTTTATG GAAACACGCACACGGATGATAGCTTTGTGGGGAGCAAAACCACGAGAATGGCGCACAAGGCGGCGGAGTACATCAAGCGGTGCATGGGTGGAGGGCACGATGATGCGATCATATTTTGTGGCGCGGGATCCTCCGCCGCCATCAAGCGCCTGCAAGAGGTGATCGGCATCGCGGTGCCTTCCATCATGAGGGACAGGGTGGTGGAGGAGCTgagggaggaggagaggtggGTGGTGTTCGTCGGGCCGTACGAGCACCACTCCAACCTACTGTCGTGGCGCCAGACCACGGCCGAGGTGGTGGAGATCGGCATGGACGACGAGGGGTTGCTCGACATGGACGCCCTGAGGCTTCAGCTGATGTCTCCCAAGTACGCGAACCGCCCGATGCTGGGGTCGTTCTCGGCCTGCAGCAACGTCACCGGAATTTTCACCGACACGCGGTCCGTGGCTCGTGTTCTTCACGAGCACGGGGCGTTCGCGTGCTTTGACTTCGCAGCGAG TGGCCCGTACGTGGAAATCGACATGCGATCGGGAGACGTGGAAGGGTACGACGCGGTGTTTCTGAGCCCGCACAAGTTCGTCGGAGGCCCTGGGACTCCTGGAATTCTCCTGATGAACAAGGCTCTGTACCAGCTGAGGTCTTCCCCGCCCTCCACTtgcggcggtggcaccgtcgcctACGTCAATGGCTTCGACGAGAAG GATACGCTGTACTACCACGAGATCGAAGAGCGTGAAGACAGCGGAACTCCTCCGATCATCCAAAAGATCCGAGCTTCATTGGCCTTCTGGGTGAAAGAACACGTCGGGCACGATCTCATCGCCCTCCGCGAGCAAGTCTACACCGAGACAGCACTCCGACGGCTTCTCTCGAACCCAAATATCATCGTCCTCGGCAACACGACAGTCAAACGGCTGCCCATATTCTCCTTCCTCGTCGTCCCTCCGGGAGGTGACTCAGGTGGCACCATGCGTGATGGAACAGGAAGAGATCAGAACAGGTGGGTAGAGGGGTTGAAGATGAAAGGGAAACCCCTACACGGGCGCTTCGTCACGAAGCTACTCAACGACCTCTTCGGCGTCCAGGCTCGTGGTGGGTGCGCCTGTGCCGGTCCCTACGGCCACCATCTCCTGGGAGTAGACATGGAGCTTTCTCTTCGCATCCGGTCGGCTATTCATGAG GGATACAGCGGACTGAAACCCGGATGGACCAGGATCAGCTTCTCCTACTACACGTCGAAGGAGGAGTTCGCCTTCATCTTAGCCGCAGTCGAGTTCGTGGCGATGCACGGGCACCGATTCCTCCCGCTTTACCACTTCGACTGGGCTACTGGCGACTGGAGCTTCCGCAAGCGTACGTTCAAGTACCACATAATGAAGGCGGAACTGGAAGTGGCCGCTCAAGATctcttcggagacgccggcgtcgAGGCGAAGAGGACAAGGACATGGAGTTCGAGGGCGGTGGAAGACGATGAATCCAAGACGAGCGGGGGAGGTCAGAGATACGAGAGCTACTTCGAGCGGGCGAGGCAAATCGCGGCTTCCCTCGCTGACCACGCTAGCTCTGGCGACGCGGCCCCGCCTGCGGGAATCGACCGCAGCCTGATACTCTTCAGGATCTAA